The Ruania alba genome has a window encoding:
- a CDS encoding class I SAM-dependent methyltransferase, translating to MTASFDDLVAEGDAVDLAGWDFSWFAGRAIEERPPWRYAQMLSERMGTAAAGLDLQTGGGEVLAEIASPPPRLVATESWEPNLEVARARLASLGGEVVHAPDDGPLPFADASFDLITARLPVTTPWPEVARVLAPGGTFLSQQVGNGTNIELTRAMMGDHITPISRVPEDAAAQARAAGLEVVDLRTARCRVEFYDVGAVVHFLRKVIWTVPDFTSAAYREQLRAVHRTIQRDGMFVSHSARFLIEARRPR from the coding sequence ATGACTGCGTCCTTCGATGATCTGGTGGCCGAGGGTGATGCCGTGGACCTGGCGGGCTGGGACTTCTCCTGGTTCGCCGGACGTGCCATTGAGGAACGACCTCCGTGGCGCTATGCCCAGATGCTCAGCGAACGCATGGGTACCGCCGCGGCCGGCCTGGACCTGCAGACTGGCGGCGGCGAGGTGCTGGCGGAGATCGCCTCTCCCCCGCCGCGGCTCGTGGCCACCGAGTCCTGGGAACCGAACCTCGAGGTCGCCCGGGCGCGATTGGCCTCGCTCGGCGGAGAGGTCGTGCACGCCCCCGACGACGGTCCGCTCCCCTTCGCCGACGCCTCCTTCGACTTGATCACCGCTCGGCTGCCGGTCACCACGCCCTGGCCGGAGGTGGCCCGGGTGCTCGCCCCTGGTGGGACGTTCCTGTCCCAGCAGGTCGGCAATGGGACCAACATCGAGCTCACCCGCGCCATGATGGGCGACCACATCACCCCGATCTCCCGCGTGCCGGAGGACGCCGCCGCGCAGGCACGCGCCGCGGGCCTGGAGGTGGTGGACCTGCGCACGGCACGCTGTCGAGTGGAGTTCTACGACGTCGGCGCGGTGGTGCACTTCCTGCGCAAGGTGATCTGGACGGTGCCGGATTTCACGTCGGCGGCCTACCGCGAGCAGCTGCGCGCCGTACACCGCACGATCCAACGGGACGGCATGTTCGTGTCACACTCGGCGCGCTTCCTCATCGAAGCACGGCGCCCACGGTAG
- a CDS encoding MerR family transcriptional regulator: MLFGDTLPDLDTTTGYRGPTACRAAGITYRQLDYWARTGLVQPSIRPATGSGTQRLYSFRDILVIKVIKRLLDTGVSLQQIRSAVEHLRERGVDDLAQITLMSDGASVYECTSADEVFDLVQGGQGVFGIAVGRVWREVEGSLAEFPTEKAEDDAQPSVDDELAKRRAARKIG; this comes from the coding sequence ATGCTGTTCGGCGACACCTTGCCGGACCTCGACACCACGACCGGATATCGCGGTCCGACCGCGTGCCGCGCCGCTGGCATCACCTACCGGCAGCTCGATTACTGGGCCCGTACCGGCCTGGTGCAGCCGAGTATTCGTCCGGCCACCGGATCCGGGACGCAGCGTTTGTACAGCTTCCGCGACATCCTGGTGATCAAGGTCATCAAGCGTCTCCTCGACACCGGCGTCTCGCTCCAGCAGATTCGGTCCGCCGTCGAGCACCTGCGTGAGCGCGGGGTCGACGACCTGGCGCAGATCACACTGATGAGCGATGGCGCGAGCGTGTACGAGTGCACCTCTGCCGACGAGGTGTTCGATCTGGTCCAGGGTGGCCAGGGCGTGTTCGGTATTGCGGTGGGACGCGTGTGGCGCGAGGTGGAGGGCAGCCTTGCCGAGTTCCCCACGGAGAAGGCCGAGGACGACGCGCAGCCCAGCGTCGATGACGAGCTCGCCAAGCGGCGTGCCGCACGCAAGATCGGCTGA
- a CDS encoding bifunctional nuclease family protein, which translates to MRLLGVRVRLNAPEHEVLVILDEDAGERSLPIVIGPHEAVAIATVQAGMPMPRPGTHDLLVACVDAAGSGIRQVEITEVRGGTFIAEVVLQNGTRVDSRASDAIAVALRAKVDVWCAEDVLDDAAVVLDVDEDDREHVHLAGTLADDEADERVSEFREFLERVEPEDFSDRDESGS; encoded by the coding sequence ATGCGATTGCTCGGAGTGCGGGTGCGGTTGAACGCCCCGGAGCACGAGGTGCTCGTGATCTTGGACGAGGACGCGGGTGAGCGATCCCTTCCGATCGTGATCGGACCGCACGAGGCGGTCGCGATCGCGACCGTGCAGGCGGGAATGCCGATGCCCCGACCCGGCACGCACGACCTGCTCGTGGCCTGCGTGGATGCCGCCGGATCCGGTATCCGTCAGGTGGAGATCACCGAGGTCCGGGGCGGGACCTTCATTGCCGAGGTGGTGCTGCAGAATGGGACGAGGGTGGACTCGCGCGCGTCGGACGCGATCGCGGTAGCGCTGCGTGCGAAGGTGGACGTCTGGTGCGCCGAGGACGTGCTCGACGACGCTGCCGTGGTGCTGGACGTGGATGAGGATGATCGCGAGCACGTGCACCTGGCCGGCACGCTGGCCGACGACGAGGCAGACGAGCGCGTGTCGGAGTTCCGAGAGTTTCTCGAACGCGTGGAGCCCGAGGATTTCTCCGACCGTGACGAGTCAGGTTCATGA
- a CDS encoding MerR family transcriptional regulator produces MNISGALSVLKREFPAISVSKVRFLEDQGLVSPHRTPSGYRRYSLADVERLRFSLAAQRDSFLPWKVIRERLAELDAGGADLPAPGARVVSEDGELLAAPSVSGRLTIEQVAEQADCSTDRVAALAGAGLLIADASRKFPASTVQIVRLADELAQHGIDDRHLRTLRSAADRQLDLVEQIVAPVRSQRTGPSASGSRAKAHSMAAELAQTLTALHTALLKAGIDRLE; encoded by the coding sequence ATGAACATCAGCGGTGCGCTGTCAGTGCTCAAGCGCGAGTTCCCGGCGATCTCCGTCTCCAAGGTCCGATTCCTCGAGGATCAGGGATTGGTGAGTCCGCACCGGACGCCGTCGGGCTATCGGCGATACTCACTCGCGGACGTCGAGCGGTTGAGGTTCTCCCTCGCCGCGCAGCGTGATTCATTCCTGCCATGGAAAGTGATCCGGGAACGGCTCGCCGAGCTGGATGCCGGGGGAGCGGACCTTCCGGCACCGGGTGCCCGGGTCGTCTCCGAGGACGGTGAGCTGCTGGCCGCACCGTCGGTCTCGGGACGGTTGACCATCGAGCAGGTGGCCGAACAGGCGGACTGTTCGACCGATCGAGTCGCTGCGCTGGCCGGTGCCGGCCTGCTCATTGCCGACGCGTCCCGCAAGTTCCCGGCGAGCACAGTGCAGATCGTGCGCTTGGCTGACGAGCTCGCCCAGCATGGCATCGACGACCGGCACTTGCGGACCTTGCGCAGCGCCGCTGACCGCCAGCTCGATCTGGTGGAGCAGATCGTGGCGCCGGTGCGCTCTCAGCGCACCGGCCCCTCCGCGAGTGGTTCGCGGGCGAAGGCGCACTCCATGGCTGCCGAGCTCGCCCAGACGCTGACCGCGCTGCACACAGCCCTGCTCAAGGCAGGGATCGACCGGCTGGAGTGA
- a CDS encoding FHA domain-containing protein yields the protein MTEQENRPAGPESTDRGPAPHTTAALGRIVPPESDERAPGAIDASDRSAVEALPPSSALLIVQHGPNAGARFLLDADRVTAGRDTAADIFLDDVTVSRKHAEFLAADGVFTVRDVGSLNGTYVNRTRIDEAVLQAGDEVQIGKYRLTFHPSPRRHSSTQSEAGAGELGQ from the coding sequence ATGACCGAGCAGGAGAACCGGCCGGCCGGCCCCGAGTCGACCGACAGAGGTCCCGCGCCGCATACCACGGCAGCCCTCGGCCGCATCGTGCCCCCAGAGAGTGACGAACGGGCACCCGGCGCGATAGACGCGTCAGATCGATCCGCCGTGGAGGCGCTGCCGCCATCGTCGGCATTGCTCATCGTGCAGCACGGTCCGAACGCCGGCGCCCGGTTCCTGCTGGATGCCGATCGCGTGACGGCCGGCCGCGACACCGCAGCCGACATCTTCCTCGACGATGTGACGGTCTCCAGGAAGCATGCCGAGTTCCTCGCCGCCGACGGGGTCTTCACCGTGCGTGACGTGGGCAGCCTCAACGGCACGTATGTGAATCGCACACGCATCGATGAGGCAGTCCTACAAGCGGGCGATGAGGTACAGATCGGCAAGTACCGGCTCACCTTCCACCCGAGCCCGCGCCGGCATTCATCGACCCAGAGCGAGGCCGGGGCAGGTGAGCTGGGCCAGTGA
- a CDS encoding DUF881 domain-containing protein has protein sequence MKEPHPHRAEKVTLSDSGRRGYTLRARLLIAAMCVLLGFAIVAQVRQTQDDQFNGLRQDDLVRLLDEVTQRNEQLTEESEQLARNRDGLLSGSDARAVQEDVADLLGILAGTVPVEGPGVVVEIEDPEGSVTAELMVHMLQELRNAGAEAVAVSGERLTASSDFVNTVDGVTVNGRLIEAPYEWRAIGNGATITVALDIPGGAFARMRNAGATITMSERDLVQITAVREAPEPEHASPVETED, from the coding sequence ATGAAGGAACCGCACCCGCACCGAGCCGAGAAGGTCACCCTGTCGGATTCAGGCCGACGGGGCTACACGCTGCGTGCGCGTCTGCTGATCGCGGCGATGTGTGTGCTGCTCGGGTTCGCGATCGTTGCCCAGGTCCGGCAGACGCAGGACGATCAGTTCAACGGCCTGCGTCAGGACGACCTGGTGCGCTTGCTCGACGAAGTGACCCAGCGCAATGAGCAACTTACCGAGGAGTCGGAGCAGCTCGCCCGGAACCGTGATGGTCTGCTCTCCGGATCTGATGCGCGCGCCGTGCAGGAAGATGTGGCGGACCTACTGGGCATCCTGGCCGGGACCGTGCCGGTCGAGGGCCCCGGCGTGGTGGTCGAGATCGAGGACCCGGAGGGTTCGGTCACCGCAGAGTTGATGGTGCACATGCTCCAGGAGCTGCGCAATGCCGGCGCAGAGGCCGTGGCAGTGTCGGGTGAGCGCCTGACGGCGTCGTCAGACTTCGTGAACACGGTGGACGGTGTGACCGTGAATGGCAGGTTGATCGAAGCGCCGTACGAGTGGCGCGCGATCGGCAACGGCGCCACCATCACCGTCGCCCTGGATATCCCGGGCGGTGCCTTCGCCAGGATGCGCAATGCCGGGGCAACCATCACGATGTCCGAACGGGACCTTGTCCAGATCACGGCTGTCCGGGAAGCCCCGGAACCTGAGCACGCCAGCCCTGTGGAGACCGAGGACTGA
- a CDS encoding small basic family protein — MIAVAGLVVGVVLGLILQPSVPVELQPYLPIAVVAALDALFGAVRARLEDVFDERVFVTSFLFNVVIAAVLVFLGDQLGVGSQMSTAVVVVLGIRIFSNAASIRRHVFKA, encoded by the coding sequence ATGATCGCGGTGGCTGGCCTCGTCGTAGGTGTGGTGCTCGGGCTCATTCTGCAGCCGTCGGTTCCGGTGGAGCTGCAGCCGTATCTACCGATCGCCGTGGTGGCCGCCCTGGACGCGCTGTTCGGAGCGGTACGCGCGCGTCTGGAAGACGTCTTCGATGAGCGAGTGTTCGTCACCTCGTTCCTGTTCAACGTGGTCATTGCCGCTGTACTCGTCTTTCTCGGCGACCAGCTCGGCGTCGGCTCACAGATGAGTACCGCGGTCGTGGTGGTTCTCGGGATCCGCATCTTCTCCAACGCCGCATCGATCCGCCGCCACGTGTTCAAGGCATGA
- a CDS encoding DUF881 domain-containing protein: MTRYPTPRGSTARPGTGAGRRPDASMTLLNEVMERPLDLGYAAASDARRRGTAAPQTPFRRALTFLLAVLLGLTAVWAARELRAPVGVENASDVLVTEIRDRTVVGERLAAENEALRQEITSLQEEALDEEASALLAESARLGLWAGATAVQGPGVVVTLEDSVRARSGEPGTDFQRVQDQDLQLVVNGLWAAGAEAIAVNGHRLTGQTAIRTAGDAVLVDLQPLVSPYAIEVIGDPDGLRTEFARTQASAWLNLLAAQFSISSTIETSDDLVLPAGTAGAPELVTESS; encoded by the coding sequence ATGACCCGCTACCCGACTCCACGCGGCAGCACCGCTCGTCCCGGCACCGGTGCTGGGCGCCGACCGGACGCGTCGATGACGCTGCTGAACGAGGTGATGGAGCGCCCGTTGGATCTCGGCTATGCCGCAGCGAGCGACGCACGCCGGCGGGGAACGGCAGCACCGCAGACGCCGTTCCGACGCGCGCTCACCTTCCTGCTCGCGGTACTGCTCGGTCTGACGGCCGTCTGGGCCGCCCGCGAGCTTCGTGCACCGGTCGGGGTGGAGAACGCCTCGGACGTGCTCGTCACGGAGATCCGGGATCGGACCGTGGTGGGTGAACGTCTGGCGGCCGAGAACGAAGCATTGCGCCAAGAGATCACCTCGCTCCAGGAGGAGGCGCTCGACGAGGAGGCGAGCGCGCTGCTCGCCGAGTCAGCCCGACTGGGTTTATGGGCGGGCGCCACGGCTGTGCAGGGCCCCGGCGTGGTGGTCACCCTCGAGGATTCGGTCAGAGCTCGCAGCGGGGAACCGGGTACGGATTTCCAGCGCGTGCAGGACCAGGATCTGCAGCTCGTGGTCAACGGCCTCTGGGCGGCGGGCGCAGAGGCGATCGCGGTGAACGGGCACCGCCTCACCGGGCAGACCGCCATCCGCACCGCGGGCGACGCCGTCCTGGTGGACCTGCAGCCGCTGGTCTCACCCTATGCGATCGAGGTGATTGGCGATCCGGACGGCCTGCGCACCGAGTTCGCCCGCACCCAGGCATCGGCCTGGCTGAACCTGCTCGCCGCCCAGTTCTCGATCTCATCCACGATCGAGACGTCCGATGATCTTGTGCTCCCGGCGGGCACAGCTGGCGCACCCGAGCTTGTGACGGAATCGTCATGA
- a CDS encoding CDP-alcohol phosphatidyltransferase family protein, translating to MGSTSGESDGESRPSEPVFSDRIFTVPNIISLARLLLVPVVGGLILTGHLVAAFVVLVGAGFSDWLDGVIARRFNQTSRLGRFLDPSADRLFILVTIVGLAVQQIIPWWLVVVLLAREIAVGLCLPAMARRGYPGFPVHVAGKAGTFALMYAFPLLLLSHLSGLWGEVAWVIGWAAALWGVFLYWAAGLLYLNQFREIVTGRVQPT from the coding sequence GTGGGCAGTACCTCCGGGGAGAGCGACGGCGAGTCGAGGCCGTCAGAGCCGGTCTTCAGCGACCGGATCTTCACCGTGCCGAACATCATCTCGTTGGCTCGGCTCCTGCTGGTCCCGGTGGTCGGTGGTCTGATCCTGACGGGCCACCTGGTGGCGGCCTTCGTGGTGCTCGTCGGTGCTGGATTCAGCGACTGGCTCGATGGAGTGATCGCCCGGCGGTTCAACCAGACGTCCCGCCTGGGTCGGTTCCTCGACCCGTCCGCCGACCGGCTGTTCATTCTCGTGACCATCGTGGGACTGGCGGTGCAGCAGATCATTCCGTGGTGGCTGGTGGTGGTGCTGCTCGCCCGTGAGATCGCGGTCGGACTGTGCCTACCGGCGATGGCACGTCGCGGGTATCCCGGGTTCCCTGTACATGTGGCGGGGAAGGCGGGCACCTTTGCGCTGATGTACGCCTTCCCCTTGCTGCTGCTCTCCCACCTGTCCGGTCTGTGGGGCGAGGTCGCCTGGGTGATCGGCTGGGCTGCTGCCTTGTGGGGCGTGTTCCTGTACTGGGCCGCCGGTCTGCTCTATCTCAACCAGTTCCGAGAAATTGTGACGGGTCGGGTGCAGCCGACATGA
- a CDS encoding MTH1187 family thiamine-binding protein: protein MLLAFSVAPLGTGESVTDAVADAVAVVRASGLPHRTDAMFTTIEGEWDEIFDVVRRATDAVAAHGHRVSLVMKADIRPGRTDELDGKVTRLEEELTRRSDPAEPADG from the coding sequence ATGCTGCTCGCCTTCTCGGTCGCACCCCTCGGTACGGGCGAGTCTGTCACTGACGCTGTCGCCGACGCTGTGGCGGTGGTGCGCGCCAGCGGGTTGCCGCACCGGACTGACGCGATGTTCACCACGATCGAAGGTGAGTGGGACGAGATCTTCGACGTGGTCCGCCGTGCCACTGACGCCGTGGCTGCACATGGGCACCGCGTCTCGCTGGTGATGAAGGCAGACATCCGCCCTGGCCGCACCGACGAGCTCGACGGCAAGGTGACCCGGCTCGAGGAGGAGCTGACCCGCCGGTCAGATCCCGCCGAGCCCGCCGACGGCTGA
- a CDS encoding DUF4126 domain-containing protein has product MELLTGSGLALSAGLNAYVPMLVMGLLARFTTLVTLPPSWVWLTNDWVLIVLAVLLVIEVVADKVPAVDHVNDILQTLVRPTAGGIVFAAGSGAVTPATTDPGEFFTSAAMVPFVCGAILALLTHLGKAGVRAGVNLSTAGVGAPVASTVEDISAVALTALALVLPVLVLVFVAAAVVVVIQMRRKRLRRHRLVS; this is encoded by the coding sequence GTGGAGCTGCTCACGGGGAGTGGACTCGCCCTCTCGGCGGGGCTGAACGCTTATGTGCCGATGCTGGTGATGGGGCTTCTCGCCCGTTTCACCACCCTCGTCACGCTCCCACCCAGTTGGGTGTGGCTCACCAACGACTGGGTGCTCATCGTGCTCGCCGTTCTGCTCGTCATCGAAGTGGTGGCGGACAAGGTACCGGCCGTGGACCACGTGAACGACATCCTGCAGACGCTCGTGCGTCCCACAGCCGGTGGCATCGTGTTCGCGGCTGGCTCGGGCGCCGTCACGCCGGCCACCACCGACCCGGGTGAGTTCTTCACCAGCGCCGCCATGGTGCCGTTCGTCTGCGGCGCGATCCTGGCCTTGCTCACCCACCTCGGAAAGGCGGGGGTTCGCGCAGGGGTGAACCTCTCCACGGCCGGCGTGGGTGCACCGGTGGCCTCGACCGTGGAGGACATCTCCGCCGTCGCCCTCACGGCGCTCGCCCTGGTGCTTCCGGTGCTGGTGCTGGTCTTCGTCGCGGCCGCCGTGGTGGTGGTGATCCAGATGCGGCGCAAGCGGCTGCGACGCCATAGGTTGGTCTCATGA
- a CDS encoding LLM class F420-dependent oxidoreductase, whose translation MKFGLFVPQGWRYDLVGISPADQWEAMNGIAQHVDDGPWDSMWVYDHFHTTPVPSAEATHEAWTLMAAFAASTRRIKLGQMCTCMAYRNPAYLAKVAATVDVISGGRVQMGIGGGWYEHEWRAYGYGFPRAGIRLQMLDEGVQIMRQAWTEGIATLDGQHYQVDGAIVQPRPLQDGGIPMWIAGGGEKVTLKIAARYATHTNFDGSPDGFAHKSAVLREHCDAVGTDFGAIVRSSNYNTAIGATEAEVDDRIRTIEDRMTASIGAERTSAIVANYRSSLTTGTPEQVVERLRRMEEAGMTYAICYFPEAAYDRSGLDLFAREVIPELDR comes from the coding sequence ATGAAGTTCGGACTCTTCGTGCCCCAAGGATGGCGCTACGACCTGGTCGGGATCTCTCCCGCAGACCAGTGGGAGGCGATGAACGGGATCGCCCAGCATGTCGACGACGGGCCGTGGGACTCGATGTGGGTCTACGACCATTTCCACACCACCCCGGTGCCGAGCGCGGAGGCGACGCACGAGGCATGGACGCTGATGGCGGCGTTCGCGGCCTCCACAAGGCGCATCAAGCTGGGCCAGATGTGCACGTGCATGGCGTATCGCAACCCGGCCTATCTCGCCAAGGTGGCCGCCACGGTGGACGTGATCTCCGGCGGACGCGTGCAGATGGGCATTGGTGGAGGCTGGTACGAGCACGAATGGCGAGCCTACGGCTACGGCTTCCCACGCGCTGGGATCCGCCTGCAGATGCTCGACGAGGGGGTGCAGATCATGCGGCAGGCGTGGACCGAGGGGATCGCCACCCTCGACGGGCAGCACTACCAGGTGGACGGCGCGATCGTGCAGCCGAGGCCGCTGCAAGACGGCGGTATCCCGATGTGGATCGCCGGCGGCGGTGAGAAGGTCACCCTGAAGATCGCCGCGAGATACGCCACCCACACCAACTTCGACGGTTCGCCGGACGGCTTCGCGCACAAGAGTGCCGTCCTGCGCGAGCACTGCGACGCGGTCGGCACCGACTTCGGCGCGATCGTCCGCTCGTCGAACTACAACACCGCGATCGGCGCCACGGAAGCGGAGGTGGACGACCGCATCCGCACGATCGAGGATCGGATGACCGCCTCGATCGGCGCCGAGCGCACCTCTGCCATCGTGGCTAACTATCGTTCGTCCTTGACCACCGGGACGCCGGAACAGGTCGTCGAGCGGCTTCGGAGGATGGAGGAAGCAGGAATGACCTACGCCATCTGCTACTTTCCGGAGGCTGCCTATGACAGGTCCGGCCTGGATCTGTTCGCTCGCGAGGTCATCCCGGAGCTCGACCGATGA
- a CDS encoding DUF4395 domain-containing protein — protein MSSATSPRGIDPRGPRVGAALTSVLLIAAIVLGGTAGLVVLAVVVASFVLGTAGGVGRTWQALLYKRLVRPRLGPPSELEDPAPPRFAQAVGLLITGIGLVLALLGVAWALPVFAGLALVAAFLNAVFGLCLGCEMYLLVLRLRGPRAT, from the coding sequence ATGAGCTCTGCGACATCTCCCCGTGGCATCGACCCGCGTGGACCCCGCGTGGGGGCGGCACTGACCAGCGTGCTGCTGATCGCGGCGATCGTGCTCGGGGGCACTGCCGGGCTGGTCGTGCTCGCCGTCGTTGTCGCGTCCTTCGTGCTGGGCACCGCCGGGGGAGTGGGGCGCACCTGGCAAGCGCTGCTCTACAAACGCCTGGTCCGCCCGCGGCTCGGACCGCCGTCGGAGCTGGAGGATCCGGCCCCACCCCGCTTCGCGCAAGCGGTGGGTCTGCTGATCACCGGCATCGGACTGGTGCTCGCACTGCTCGGGGTGGCCTGGGCCCTCCCGGTGTTCGCCGGTCTCGCCCTGGTGGCGGCGTTCCTGAACGCAGTGTTCGGGCTGTGCCTGGGCTGCGAGATGTACCTGCTGGTGCTGCGTCTACGTGGCCCGCGCGCCACCTGA